From a single Sulfolobus sp. E5-1-F genomic region:
- the hemC gene encoding hydroxymethylbilane synthase, whose product MKIRIAARGSKLSRIQVDMIGEKLGKIGIEYEMIEIKTKADLFSNEPLSKLGKGVFEKEVNEAVLEGKADIAVHSMKDILSEINPNLEIFAVLERDPPFDILIAEKNLDKLDSNITIGTSSIRRKNFLKYIKPEINIKDIRGNVDTRIRKYLSKEYQGLILAEASLKRLNISINYHRLNVYDFTPEANQGIIVALGRKKDEKIKEIFEEINHKDTLDEALAERAVISLVGGGCHSPIGVLFKKEGKELYGIASYSNGKKKITVSISKPGDPYAIGSELGVLLKKEMKNESVIP is encoded by the coding sequence TTGAAAATCCGAATAGCCGCAAGAGGAAGTAAACTAAGTAGAATACAGGTTGATATGATAGGTGAAAAATTAGGGAAAATTGGAATAGAATACGAAATGATAGAAATAAAGACGAAAGCCGATTTATTTTCTAATGAACCCTTAAGTAAGTTAGGGAAAGGAGTTTTTGAAAAAGAAGTTAATGAAGCTGTATTAGAGGGAAAAGCCGACATTGCAGTGCATAGTATGAAAGATATTTTATCAGAAATAAATCCTAATCTTGAAATATTTGCGGTACTGGAAAGAGATCCTCCCTTTGATATATTGATTGCAGAGAAAAATTTAGATAAGTTAGATTCAAATATTACTATAGGTACCAGTAGCATAAGAAGAAAAAACTTCCTTAAATACATCAAGCCAGAAATAAATATAAAAGATATTAGAGGAAACGTAGATACTAGAATAAGAAAATATCTCTCAAAAGAATATCAAGGTTTAATTTTAGCCGAGGCCTCCTTAAAAAGGCTTAATATAAGTATAAACTATCACAGACTTAATGTCTACGATTTTACTCCAGAAGCAAATCAAGGTATTATAGTAGCGCTTGGAAGAAAAAAAGATGAGAAGATAAAAGAGATATTCGAAGAAATTAACCATAAAGATACGTTGGATGAGGCATTAGCAGAGCGAGCGGTAATTAGCTTAGTAGGAGGTGGATGTCATTCTCCAATTGGCGTATTGTTTAAGAAAGAAGGAAAAGAGTTATATGGTATTGCGAGTTATAGCAATGGAAAGAAAAAAATTACTGTATCTATTAGCAAGCCAGGAGATCCATATGCTATAGGATCTGAACTAGGCGTGTTATTAAAGAAGGAGATGAAGAATGAGAGTGTTATTCCTTAG
- the hemL gene encoding glutamate-1-semialdehyde 2,1-aminomutase — protein MAKGRCTILNSEELWTQAKQLFAGGVNSPVRAAVKPFPFYVERGIGAYIYTVDGKKFIDYVLGYGPLILGHSPESVKRKIIEQLEKGWLFGTPNKLEIELAKKISSHIPSAQKIRFVNSGTEATMTAMRLARGYTKRSKILKFSGNYHGAHDYALVEAGSAATEYNVATSEGVPTEIIKTVEVCEFNDLDCVDKKLRSEEIATVILEPIMGNAGVILPDKDFLSGVRELTKSYNSLLIFDEVITGFRVDIGGAQAYYQIYPDITTLGKIIGGGFPIGAVAGKAEIIDNLTPAGKVFNAGTFNANPISMIAGIATIEELEKEYPYNIANKAAKTLVEELERLLKIKHTINHVGSMFQVFFGIDKVRNYSDAKRADKEYYIRFHERLLKEGVFIPPSQYETIFTSASHKDDVINDTIDKLVKVIGELS, from the coding sequence ATGGCTAAAGGAAGGTGTACCATTTTGAATAGTGAGGAACTGTGGACTCAAGCTAAGCAATTATTTGCAGGAGGAGTAAATAGTCCGGTTAGAGCAGCAGTCAAACCATTCCCATTTTATGTAGAGAGGGGGATAGGAGCCTATATTTACACAGTCGATGGTAAAAAGTTCATTGACTATGTATTGGGTTACGGACCGCTAATTTTAGGTCACTCTCCGGAATCCGTAAAGAGGAAAATAATTGAACAATTAGAAAAAGGTTGGCTTTTCGGAACTCCTAATAAATTAGAAATAGAATTAGCTAAAAAAATTAGCTCGCATATACCATCAGCTCAGAAAATAAGATTTGTGAATAGTGGAACTGAGGCTACAATGACAGCTATGAGGTTAGCTAGAGGCTATACAAAAAGAAGCAAAATATTGAAGTTTAGCGGAAATTATCACGGAGCTCACGATTATGCACTTGTGGAAGCTGGAAGTGCTGCTACTGAGTATAACGTTGCAACTTCTGAAGGTGTTCCTACGGAAATAATAAAAACAGTAGAAGTATGTGAGTTTAATGATCTCGATTGCGTAGATAAAAAATTAAGAAGTGAGGAAATTGCTACAGTAATCTTAGAGCCTATCATGGGCAATGCTGGTGTAATCTTACCTGATAAGGACTTCTTATCTGGAGTAAGAGAACTTACAAAGTCCTACAATTCATTATTAATCTTCGATGAAGTTATAACTGGTTTTAGGGTCGATATAGGTGGAGCACAGGCTTACTATCAAATTTATCCAGACATAACAACACTAGGTAAAATTATAGGTGGTGGTTTCCCTATAGGCGCAGTAGCAGGCAAAGCTGAAATTATCGATAACCTTACACCTGCTGGTAAAGTATTTAATGCTGGTACATTTAACGCCAACCCCATATCCATGATCGCTGGAATTGCCACGATAGAAGAACTTGAAAAAGAATACCCATATAATATTGCAAACAAAGCCGCTAAGACTCTCGTAGAGGAATTAGAAAGATTACTAAAAATAAAGCATACAATAAATCATGTTGGAAGTATGTTTCAAGTATTTTTCGGAATAGACAAGGTTAGAAATTATTCAGATGCTAAAAGGGCTGATAAGGAGTATTACATAAGGTTTCATGAAAGATTATTAAAGGAGGGAGTCTTCATTCCGCCAAGTCAATATGAGACGATTTTCACTTCAGCTTCACACAAAGACGATGTAATTAACGATACTATCGATAAACTTGTGAAAGTAATAGGCGAACTAAGTTGA
- the hemB gene encoding porphobilinogen synthase — protein MVTFPVLRPRRLRKTKLVRDLVAETTLSQNDLVLPIFIKESINEPEQIPSMPGVYRYPPNDKLINYVQESYENGIRSVILFGIPSYKDDIASSAYDKNGIIQRAVKIIKDSFKDKIIVITDECTDEYTSHGHCGLVKYNNGCYVIDNDESLKIHAKIALSQAEAGADIIAPSSMMDGVVKAIRDTLDEAGYNDTLIMSYSVKYASVMYGPFRDAAYSKPAFGDRRGYQMDPRNGFEALKEARLDIEEGADILMVKPAHTYLDVIRLVKDHFPEYPLAAYHVSGEYSMIKAAAINGWIDEKTAVLEITTAIKRAGADLIITYYANDIARWLKEGVPF, from the coding sequence ATGGTAACATTCCCAGTTTTGAGACCAAGAAGATTAAGGAAAACTAAATTAGTAAGGGATCTAGTAGCTGAAACGACTCTTTCTCAAAACGATTTAGTACTTCCAATATTTATAAAGGAAAGTATAAATGAGCCAGAGCAAATTCCTTCAATGCCGGGAGTATATAGATATCCACCAAATGATAAGTTAATCAATTATGTACAAGAAAGCTATGAAAATGGTATCCGTAGTGTCATACTGTTTGGAATTCCATCTTATAAAGATGATATAGCATCCTCAGCCTATGATAAAAATGGTATAATACAGAGAGCGGTTAAAATAATAAAAGATAGTTTTAAAGATAAGATTATAGTAATCACCGACGAATGTACTGATGAATATACATCTCATGGCCATTGCGGCCTTGTTAAATACAATAATGGGTGTTATGTAATAGATAATGACGAAAGCCTAAAAATTCATGCAAAGATCGCGTTAAGCCAAGCTGAAGCTGGAGCAGATATTATAGCCCCATCAAGCATGATGGATGGTGTGGTTAAGGCCATAAGAGATACGCTTGATGAAGCTGGTTACAACGATACATTAATAATGTCATATAGTGTAAAGTACGCTTCAGTAATGTATGGTCCTTTTAGAGACGCAGCTTACTCTAAACCGGCGTTTGGAGATAGGAGAGGGTATCAGATGGATCCTAGGAATGGATTTGAAGCATTAAAAGAAGCTAGATTAGATATAGAGGAAGGCGCTGATATTCTAATGGTAAAACCTGCGCACACATATTTAGATGTAATAAGGTTAGTAAAAGATCATTTCCCAGAATATCCTCTAGCTGCATATCATGTTAGTGGCGAATATAGCATGATAAAAGCTGCAGCAATTAATGGATGGATAGATGAAAAGACCGCAGTATTGGAAATCACTACCGCAATAAAAAGAGCAGGAGCTGATTTAATTATCACTTATTATGCTAACGATATCGCAAGATGGCTAAAGGAAGGTGTACCATTTTGA
- a CDS encoding glutamyl-tRNA reductase, producing the protein MTSNEELLQNYCSILFTYKTIGISNLHLYYFRETEIKSLKQLVNAEFAVLQTCNRVEIYLYSDTNTINEINKIIQYLNNVHNEPIGNQARVLCGKDSIKHLFLVASGADSLSIGEYEILSQIRSTIDMFKKLGFSGKYLQILFERAIKIGRKVREETSISKGKIGIYSLAIDEAKKRFNDFRDRKIVIVGAGEMGQKIANMLYNEDVKNVTIMNRTVEKAKQLALKFGYNYEKLDLDKLGNFDIAFISIYHENLRLENKWNTLIVDITVPPLFTGNNVITLEELERISKLNFKTREEELTKINKFVEDAINELIYDYKKEIYSEFMSKIMNRVESIRENEILKAYKELEKLGINNQQVKEILDLMTRSIIKKSFQPLFDNVRSLIFNEKDAINYINFLIDIFKDGNIPSFETKKIKEN; encoded by the coding sequence ATGACAAGCAATGAGGAATTACTACAAAACTATTGTTCAATCTTATTCACGTACAAAACTATAGGGATAAGTAATCTTCACTTATATTATTTTAGAGAAACGGAAATAAAGTCCCTAAAACAATTAGTCAATGCTGAATTTGCTGTTCTACAAACATGTAATAGAGTTGAGATATACTTATATTCAGATACAAATACAATAAATGAAATTAATAAAATAATCCAATATTTAAATAATGTACATAATGAGCCAATTGGGAATCAAGCTAGAGTTCTCTGCGGTAAAGATAGTATAAAACATCTATTTCTAGTAGCCAGTGGTGCTGATTCTTTGTCTATTGGAGAGTATGAAATCTTATCTCAAATTAGATCAACTATTGACATGTTTAAGAAATTAGGATTTAGTGGAAAATATCTGCAAATACTCTTTGAAAGGGCAATTAAAATAGGTAGAAAAGTCAGAGAAGAGACTAGTATTTCCAAGGGAAAAATTGGTATATATTCTCTTGCTATTGATGAGGCTAAAAAGCGATTTAATGATTTCCGTGATAGAAAAATTGTAATAGTAGGCGCTGGTGAAATGGGACAGAAAATAGCTAATATGCTATATAATGAAGATGTCAAAAATGTTACCATTATGAATAGAACAGTAGAAAAAGCAAAACAACTTGCCCTAAAATTTGGCTACAATTATGAAAAATTAGATTTAGACAAGCTAGGTAACTTCGATATTGCTTTTATCTCAATTTATCATGAGAATCTCAGACTGGAAAACAAGTGGAACACATTAATTGTCGATATAACTGTCCCTCCCTTATTTACTGGGAATAATGTAATTACCTTGGAAGAATTAGAAAGAATATCAAAACTTAACTTTAAAACTAGAGAAGAGGAGTTAACTAAAATTAATAAATTCGTAGAAGATGCGATAAATGAATTGATATATGATTACAAAAAAGAAATCTATAGCGAATTTATGTCAAAAATAATGAATCGTGTAGAAAGTATAAGAGAAAATGAAATTCTAAAAGCCTATAAAGAACTTGAAAAACTTGGAATAAACAATCAACAGGTTAAGGAAATATTAGATTTAATGACAAGATCAATAATTAAAAAGTCTTTCCAACCCCTTTTTGATAATGTAAGATCTCTAATATTTAACGAGAAAGATGCAATCAACTACATTAACTTTCTAATCGATATTTTTAAAGATGGTAACATTCCCAGTTTTGAGACCAAGAAGATTAAGGAAAACTAA
- a CDS encoding precorrin-2 dehydrogenase/sirohydrochlorin ferrochelatase family protein → MITKDYYPIFIDLSNFRVLVIGGGKVGTKRALAFKKYGADVSVISLDFSQDLLNSDIKLIKEDANNIDRNVLEKYDIILTCTNNFELNEKLCNIAKNLRKLCNNPTNPENSNFIVPIFYSDNDLEIAITTKGKSSILAKEILSKITSIANSPETRNLLNAMYGVKTILKKKVVDPSVRYSFYHKIYNDEKFRYYATNGLIEKALYRAEEIINDKQ, encoded by the coding sequence GTGATCACAAAGGATTATTATCCAATTTTTATAGATCTTTCTAATTTTCGTGTACTTGTGATCGGGGGAGGCAAAGTAGGTACAAAAAGAGCATTAGCTTTTAAAAAATATGGAGCTGATGTATCTGTTATAAGTTTGGATTTTTCCCAAGATCTTCTCAACTCAGATATAAAATTAATTAAAGAAGATGCAAATAATATTGATAGAAATGTACTAGAAAAATACGATATAATTTTAACTTGTACGAATAATTTTGAGCTCAATGAGAAACTTTGTAATATAGCTAAAAATTTAAGAAAACTTTGTAATAATCCTACTAATCCAGAAAACTCTAACTTTATAGTTCCAATATTCTATTCTGATAATGATCTAGAAATAGCTATAACTACTAAAGGGAAATCTAGTATTCTAGCTAAAGAGATCCTATCTAAAATAACCAGTATTGCTAATAGTCCAGAAACTAGAAATTTATTAAATGCAATGTATGGTGTAAAAACCATATTAAAGAAGAAAGTAGTCGATCCATCTGTTAGATATTCCTTTTATCATAAAATATATAATGATGAAAAATTCCGATATTATGCTACTAATGGATTAATAGAAAAAGCCTTATATAGAGCGGAGGAGATAATTAATGACAAGCAATGA
- the fen gene encoding flap endonuclease-1, with the protein MGVDLADLVKDVKRELSLSELKGKKVSIDGYNALYQFLAAIRQPDGTPLMDSHGRITSHLSGLFYRTINILEEGVIPIYVFDGKPPEQKSEEIERRRKVKEEAERKLERAKSEGKIEELRKYSQAILRLSNTMVEESKNLLRAMGIPIVQAPSEGEAEAAYLNTLGFSWAAASQDYDSLLFGAKRLVRNLTITGKRKLPNKDVYIDIKPELIETELLLKKLGITREQLIDIAILIGTDYNPDGIKGIGPERALRIIKKYGKIEKAIEYGEISKRDITFNIDEIRGLFLNPQVIKPEETLDLNEPNEKNIVDILVNEHNFNEERVKNGIERLTKAIKEAKGASRQTGLDRWF; encoded by the coding sequence ATAGGAGTAGATTTAGCAGATTTAGTAAAAGACGTAAAAAGAGAGCTTTCACTTTCCGAACTTAAAGGAAAGAAAGTAAGTATTGATGGATATAATGCGTTATATCAATTTTTAGCAGCAATAAGACAACCGGATGGAACTCCATTAATGGACTCCCATGGAAGGATAACAAGCCACCTAAGTGGATTATTTTATAGAACGATAAATATCTTAGAAGAAGGTGTTATACCGATCTACGTTTTTGACGGTAAGCCACCAGAGCAAAAAAGTGAAGAGATAGAGAGAAGGAGAAAAGTAAAGGAAGAAGCAGAGAGAAAGTTAGAAAGAGCTAAGAGTGAAGGGAAAATAGAAGAACTAAGGAAATATTCACAAGCTATACTTAGATTGTCCAATACGATGGTAGAAGAAAGTAAAAACTTATTGAGGGCTATGGGAATACCTATAGTTCAAGCACCTTCAGAGGGAGAAGCTGAGGCTGCATATTTAAATACATTAGGATTTAGCTGGGCAGCAGCTAGTCAAGATTACGACTCATTACTTTTTGGGGCTAAGAGATTGGTAAGAAATTTGACAATCACGGGAAAAAGAAAACTTCCTAACAAAGACGTATATATAGATATAAAACCAGAATTAATAGAAACTGAATTATTACTTAAGAAATTAGGAATAACAAGAGAACAATTAATCGATATAGCTATATTAATTGGAACTGATTACAACCCTGATGGAATTAAAGGAATAGGACCAGAAAGAGCGCTAAGGATAATCAAAAAATACGGCAAGATAGAGAAGGCAATAGAGTACGGAGAAATTTCAAAAAGAGATATCACTTTCAATATTGATGAGATTAGAGGTTTGTTTTTGAATCCACAAGTAATAAAACCGGAAGAAACTTTGGATTTAAATGAACCTAATGAGAAGAATATAGTAGATATCTTAGTAAATGAACATAACTTCAATGAGGAAAGAGTTAAGAATGGAATTGAAAGATTAACTAAAGCAATAAAAGAAGCTAAAGGAGCGTCTAGGCAAACCGGATTAGATAGGTGGTTTTAG
- a CDS encoding CDC48 family AAA ATPase, with amino-acid sequence MSASSGEEQKPQRKELILRVMEARQKDVGRGKVRIDIDLLSQIDVSPGDVVEIEGTRKTAALAWPLSPEDTTTGEKDIIRMDGITRKNAGVSIGDKVIVRKAVVRPASTVKLAPSNFSITVDPGFISYVKKRLKEFPLVEGDTVLIPVLGQAIPFTVVQVKPAGIVLVNDDTIISISDKPVEPSRYPRVTYEDIGGMKNIIEKVRELVELPLRHPELFKRLGIEPPKGILLYGPPGVGKTLLAKAIANETDAYFTSINGPEIMSKFYGESEQRLREIFEDAKKHAPAIIFVDEIDAIAPKRDEVIGEVERRVVAQLLTLMDGLENRGNVIVIAATNRPSAVDPALRRPGRFDREIEIPLPDKQGRLEILQIHTRNMPLSKDVDLEKLADMTHGYTGADLSALVREAAMNALRRYLPKIDLNQDKIPPEILESMEVKMEDFINAFKEIVPSGLREIYIEVPEVKWTDIGGLEEIKEELKEVVEYPLKYSELYQNSGIEPPKGILLFGPPGTGKTMLAKAVATESGANFIAVRGPEILSKWVGESEKAVREIFRKARMYAPAVIFFDEIDSIAPIRGISYDSGVTERIVNQLLAEMDGIEKLENVVVIAATNRPDILDPALLRPGRFEKLIYVPPPDKKARIEILKVHTRNIVLGEDISLEDVAEKTEGYTGADLAALVREATMRAIRESMKICIDKANENCKSTDTECRDKTMKECMKVNGVKVSLRHFEEAMKKVKPSVTQDMLQFYQNWVEKARQQLPKTTVKPSTYA; translated from the coding sequence TTGAGCGCTAGTTCTGGAGAGGAACAGAAACCGCAAAGAAAGGAGTTAATACTTAGAGTAATGGAAGCAAGACAAAAAGATGTTGGGAGAGGAAAGGTACGAATTGACATCGATTTACTTTCACAAATTGATGTAAGCCCAGGTGACGTAGTTGAAATTGAGGGAACAAGAAAAACTGCAGCACTAGCATGGCCTTTATCACCAGAGGATACAACAACTGGAGAAAAGGACATAATACGAATGGATGGAATCACCAGGAAAAACGCTGGAGTCTCAATTGGAGATAAGGTTATAGTAAGAAAAGCAGTTGTAAGGCCAGCTAGCACAGTAAAACTAGCACCATCTAACTTCTCAATTACTGTAGATCCAGGTTTCATTAGTTATGTTAAGAAACGATTAAAAGAATTTCCCCTAGTTGAAGGAGATACAGTGTTAATTCCTGTCCTAGGCCAAGCCATACCGTTTACTGTAGTTCAAGTCAAACCAGCTGGTATCGTTCTAGTGAATGACGATACGATAATAAGTATATCTGATAAGCCAGTGGAACCTTCCAGATATCCTAGAGTCACATATGAGGACATAGGTGGAATGAAAAATATTATAGAAAAAGTTAGAGAGTTAGTTGAGCTACCTTTAAGACATCCAGAACTATTTAAACGATTAGGAATAGAGCCGCCTAAGGGTATATTATTATATGGCCCTCCTGGAGTGGGAAAGACATTACTAGCAAAAGCAATAGCTAATGAAACTGATGCGTACTTTACTTCAATTAACGGGCCAGAAATAATGAGCAAATTCTATGGAGAGAGTGAACAAAGATTAAGGGAAATATTTGAAGACGCTAAAAAACATGCTCCTGCAATAATATTCGTAGATGAAATTGACGCAATAGCACCGAAAAGAGACGAAGTGATAGGAGAAGTAGAAAGAAGAGTTGTTGCACAGCTACTCACTTTAATGGATGGTCTCGAAAATAGAGGAAACGTAATAGTAATAGCTGCAACCAATAGACCTAGTGCTGTTGATCCAGCCCTAAGAAGACCAGGAAGATTTGATAGAGAAATAGAAATACCGTTACCGGATAAGCAAGGAAGATTAGAAATACTACAAATCCATACAAGGAACATGCCCCTATCTAAAGATGTTGACCTAGAGAAGCTTGCAGATATGACACATGGGTATACTGGTGCTGACTTGTCAGCATTAGTAAGAGAAGCCGCGATGAATGCCTTAAGAAGATACTTGCCAAAGATAGACTTGAATCAGGATAAGATACCTCCAGAAATACTAGAGTCTATGGAAGTTAAGATGGAAGATTTCATAAACGCATTTAAAGAAATAGTACCAAGTGGCTTAAGAGAAATTTACATAGAAGTTCCAGAGGTTAAATGGACAGATATAGGCGGCCTTGAAGAAATAAAAGAGGAGTTAAAAGAAGTAGTTGAATATCCTCTGAAATACTCAGAGTTATACCAAAATTCTGGTATAGAGCCACCTAAGGGTATATTGCTGTTTGGTCCACCGGGAACTGGAAAGACAATGCTGGCAAAGGCTGTGGCAACTGAGAGCGGAGCAAACTTCATAGCAGTTAGAGGACCAGAAATATTATCCAAATGGGTAGGTGAAAGTGAAAAAGCAGTTAGAGAAATATTTAGAAAAGCTAGAATGTACGCACCAGCTGTAATATTCTTTGACGAAATAGATTCAATAGCACCAATAAGAGGAATCTCTTATGATTCAGGAGTAACGGAGAGAATAGTAAATCAGTTATTAGCGGAAATGGATGGAATTGAAAAACTAGAAAACGTAGTAGTAATAGCTGCAACCAATAGACCAGATATCTTAGATCCAGCACTATTAAGGCCAGGTAGATTTGAAAAGTTAATATATGTACCTCCACCAGATAAGAAAGCAAGAATAGAAATATTAAAGGTTCATACTAGAAACATAGTGTTAGGAGAGGACATCAGCTTAGAGGATGTAGCTGAAAAGACTGAAGGCTATACTGGAGCTGATTTAGCTGCATTAGTAAGAGAAGCTACAATGAGAGCTATAAGAGAGAGTATGAAAATATGCATAGACAAAGCTAACGAGAATTGTAAATCCACTGACACCGAATGCAGAGATAAAACTATGAAAGAGTGTATGAAAGTTAACGGGGTCAAGGTTTCCTTAAGACATTTCGAAGAAGCTATGAAGAAAGTTAAACCATCAGTTACGCAAGATATGCTGCAATTCTATCAAAATTGGGTTGAAAAGGCCAGACAACAATTACCAAAAACTACAGTTAAACCAAGTACATATGCGTGA
- a CDS encoding elongation factor 1-beta, which produces MTDVLVVLKVFPDSDEVNLDNLYADISTKLPKEYKIIRKETEPIAYGLNALILYVQMPEQTEGGTDNLEEVVNNIQGVSHAEVVGITRLGF; this is translated from the coding sequence ATGACAGACGTGTTAGTAGTCCTTAAAGTCTTTCCGGACAGTGATGAGGTTAATTTAGACAATTTATACGCAGATATAAGCACCAAATTACCTAAAGAATATAAAATTATTAGAAAGGAAACTGAACCTATAGCTTATGGCCTAAATGCATTAATCCTATATGTTCAAATGCCTGAGCAAACTGAAGGAGGGACAGACAATTTAGAAGAAGTAGTAAATAATATACAAGGAGTTAGTCATGCCGAAGTAGTAGGGATAACAAGATTAGGATTCTAA
- a CDS encoding zinc finger domain-containing protein translates to MSVKLSIREEVEPPICSSCGKIIHPREKGVEFYCPNCGEVLIRRDHMCRKQGVEYICPNCGFKGP, encoded by the coding sequence ATGTCAGTTAAGCTAAGTATTAGGGAAGAAGTGGAACCACCAATATGTTCAAGTTGTGGAAAAATAATACATCCAAGAGAGAAGGGAGTTGAATTTTATTGCCCAAATTGCGGTGAAGTACTAATAAGAAGAGACCACATGTGTAGAAAACAAGGGGTAGAATATATTTGTCCAAACTGCGGATTTAAAGGACCTTAG
- the pth2 gene encoding peptidyl-tRNA hydrolase Pth2: MVKMVIVVRSDIKMGKGKIAAQVAHAAVSLVISIINSDNSRWKEWLNEWLQQGQPKIVVKANSLDEIILRSKKAETMNLPFSIIEDAGKTQLEPGTITCLGIGPAPESLIDPITGDLKLL; the protein is encoded by the coding sequence ATGGTTAAGATGGTTATTGTTGTAAGAAGTGATATTAAAATGGGTAAAGGTAAGATAGCAGCTCAAGTTGCACATGCTGCCGTAAGTTTAGTAATAAGTATTATTAATTCTGATAACTCACGTTGGAAAGAATGGTTAAATGAGTGGCTACAACAAGGACAACCAAAAATAGTTGTCAAGGCAAATTCATTAGATGAAATTATTTTACGATCTAAAAAGGCTGAGACAATGAATTTACCTTTCTCCATTATCGAAGATGCAGGGAAAACTCAATTAGAGCCTGGAACCATAACTTGCCTAGGTATTGGTCCAGCACCAGAGAGTTTAATAGATCCTATCACGGGTGATCTAAAATTACTGTGA
- the truD gene encoding tRNA pseudouridine(13) synthase TruD codes for MTPHEIDIALGMERYYYEDWNEIDGTIERPNGFKVIEEIDFKPAQDWKGEEKGKYAVYLLTKWGIDHFSVLSEIQKVLNSKVNYMGMKDANAVTSQLVYIPLIEKQELIEEYKSSSFVLKFLGYSSKKFNHTGNIFEISLLTTSFDLVVERVEQIKKNPYLPAFIGYQRFGTRRPITHLIGKYLLRRDWEKAFYLILTYPFLSESKEIIEIRKLIMEGDFNEAIRLIPSKFKQEKLLLKNYMRFKSYYLALKNSFIPISLYLDAYQSYLFNLYLSRRLDDYKNLNDKDNLFIRIPIYFNECDDICKEIYLNEGIEKNFFKLPEFKVSLKNLNRKAFMNIRNLKINEENRTISFVLDRGMYATILLREILRGDPRKFT; via the coding sequence GTGACCCCTCATGAGATAGATATTGCGTTAGGTATGGAAAGATATTACTATGAAGATTGGAACGAGATAGATGGAACAATAGAAAGGCCAAACGGATTTAAAGTTATAGAAGAGATTGACTTTAAGCCAGCTCAAGATTGGAAAGGTGAGGAAAAAGGTAAATACGCAGTCTACTTGCTCACAAAATGGGGAATAGATCATTTTTCCGTTTTATCTGAAATTCAGAAAGTACTAAATTCAAAAGTTAATTATATGGGTATGAAGGATGCTAATGCAGTAACCTCACAGTTAGTGTATATACCATTAATCGAAAAGCAAGAATTGATCGAAGAATATAAATCTAGTAGTTTTGTTCTAAAGTTTCTTGGATATTCTTCAAAAAAATTTAATCACACCGGAAATATATTTGAAATATCTTTGTTGACGACAAGTTTTGATCTAGTTGTAGAGAGAGTGGAACAAATTAAGAAAAATCCATATCTTCCTGCTTTTATAGGTTATCAACGTTTTGGTACTCGTAGGCCTATCACACATTTAATAGGTAAGTATCTATTGAGAAGAGACTGGGAGAAGGCATTTTATTTGATTTTAACATATCCTTTTCTTTCTGAATCGAAAGAGATTATTGAAATTAGAAAACTAATAATGGAAGGCGATTTTAACGAAGCTATTAGATTGATTCCTTCCAAGTTTAAACAAGAGAAGTTATTATTGAAAAACTACATGAGATTTAAGTCCTATTACTTAGCCCTTAAAAATAGTTTCATTCCAATCTCGTTATATTTAGACGCATATCAGAGTTATTTATTTAACCTGTATTTATCCAGAAGATTAGACGACTATAAGAACTTAAATGATAAGGATAATTTATTTATAAGAATTCCTATCTATTTTAATGAATGTGATGATATTTGTAAAGAGATTTACTTAAATGAAGGAATAGAAAAGAATTTTTTTAAGTTACCAGAATTTAAAGTTTCACTAAAAAACCTCAATAGAAAGGCATTTATGAATATTAGAAATTTAAAAATTAATGAAGAAAATAGGACAATATCTTTTGTATTAGATAGGGGGATGTATGCTACTATATTACTTAGGGAAATTTTAAGAGGGGATCCAAGAAAATTCACTTAA